In the genome of Halapricum salinum, one region contains:
- a CDS encoding lipopolysaccharide biosynthesis protein, with translation MRAVIPTGDLATRTARSGVWLSVTNISQRVLELVALLVLARLLSPAAFGLIGVALLILTGLERFSQLGFTSALIQNREDDVDRYLDTAWTLQIARGFLLAAVLFVVAGPAAQFFGAPEVEPIIQVIAVVPILQGLENPGVVYFQKDLEFHKQFVHLSSTTLVYVAVTITLAFAWGNVWALVVGRVLAEISNLLVSFVVHDYRPRPSFDREAAGEMFGFGKWIFASGIVYFLADEGDDFVVGALLGTTALGFYRLSYRLALTPATEVTGVIGTVMFPAYSKLQDDVAAVREAYFRTLQLVTAFTFPAGVGVFVVAPPFVEAILGPQWIPMIPALQILAVYGLLLSMAGSFGPVWLAMGRPDFAAKIGAVRVIVMAVLIVPATTEYGLVGTGAAVVAAFGLGALPLDLLISRRLLDMRLRRFFREVSYPIVAAGTMGAVVWAVRETVVVDSPLVELLGLVALGGIVYLLVAAVLVRVAGWEIEQNVRSVGSALGG, from the coding sequence ATGCGCGCTGTGATTCCGACGGGCGACCTCGCGACCCGGACCGCCCGGTCGGGCGTCTGGCTCTCGGTCACGAACATCAGTCAGCGCGTCCTCGAACTGGTCGCGCTGCTGGTGCTCGCGCGGCTGCTCAGCCCCGCGGCCTTCGGGCTGATCGGCGTCGCCTTGCTCATCCTCACGGGCCTGGAGCGGTTCTCCCAGCTCGGGTTCACGAGCGCGCTCATCCAGAACCGCGAGGACGACGTCGACCGCTATCTCGACACTGCCTGGACGCTACAGATCGCCCGTGGCTTCCTGCTGGCTGCCGTCCTGTTCGTGGTCGCTGGCCCGGCCGCACAGTTCTTCGGTGCGCCCGAGGTCGAGCCGATCATCCAGGTAATCGCCGTCGTCCCGATCCTCCAGGGTCTGGAGAATCCCGGCGTCGTCTACTTCCAGAAGGACCTGGAGTTTCACAAGCAGTTCGTTCACCTCTCCAGCACGACGCTCGTCTACGTGGCCGTGACGATCACGCTCGCGTTCGCGTGGGGGAACGTCTGGGCACTGGTCGTCGGCCGCGTCCTCGCGGAGATCTCGAACCTGCTGGTCTCGTTCGTCGTCCACGACTACCGGCCGCGTCCGTCGTTCGACCGCGAGGCCGCCGGCGAGATGTTCGGGTTCGGCAAGTGGATCTTCGCCAGTGGCATCGTCTACTTCCTGGCCGACGAGGGCGACGACTTCGTCGTCGGGGCGCTGCTGGGGACCACCGCGCTGGGGTTCTATCGCCTCTCCTATCGGCTCGCACTCACACCTGCGACTGAAGTCACAGGAGTTATCGGGACGGTGATGTTCCCGGCGTACTCGAAACTGCAGGACGACGTGGCGGCCGTGCGGGAGGCGTACTTCCGGACGCTGCAGCTCGTGACGGCGTTCACGTTCCCCGCGGGGGTCGGGGTCTTCGTCGTCGCCCCGCCGTTCGTCGAGGCGATCCTCGGCCCCCAGTGGATTCCGATGATCCCCGCACTGCAGATCCTCGCGGTCTACGGATTGCTCCTCTCGATGGCTGGCTCGTTCGGTCCGGTCTGGCTGGCGATGGGGCGGCCGGACTTCGCGGCGAAGATCGGTGCCGTCCGGGTGATCGTGATGGCAGTGCTGATCGTTCCGGCCACCACCGAGTACGGACTGGTCGGGACGGGTGCAGCAGTCGTCGCCGCCTTCGGCCTGGGGGCGCTGCCGCTGGATCTGCTCATCTCGCGGCGGCTGCTAGATATGCGACTCCGACGCTTTTTCAGGGAAGTGAGCTACCCGATCGTCGCCGCCGGGACGATGGGGGCGGTCGTCTGGGCCGTCCGCGAGACGGTCGTCGTCGACTCGCCGCTGGTCGAACTGCTCGGGCTGGTCGCGCTCGGAGGGATCGTCTATCTGCTCGTCGCCGCGGTGCTCGTCCGCGTTGCCGGCTGGGAGATCGAACAGAACGTCAGGTCGGTCGGCTCGGCACTGGGTGGTTAG
- the asnB gene encoding asparagine synthase (glutamine-hydrolyzing), with product MCGIGGKLDFETDPPAELGESMAACMPQRGPDQQGVYADGPVCLAFRRLAILDLTDAGAQPMHADDGSATIVFNGEVYNYQEIREDLDGYSFDSGTDTEVVLAAYQEYGVDCLERFRGMFAVAIWDHERERLFVARDRLGQKPLFYRYDDGTLWFGSTIQTLLSDSAVEAEPDLPAIREFLTYGYVPAPATGFEGIATLEPGHYMLVDEDGLETERYWSLSYADQLDDASPASLARRLRDELRESTRLRMRSDVPVGLFLSGGIDSTIVAALMDSLTDRSVETYSIGFDETAFDELEHARVVAEAYDTNHHEFTVTTDSATVLPELVEEFELPFGDPSALPTYYVAQVASDDITVALNGDAGDENFAGYDRYRYDRLAGLASRAPGRLREYARDLAADLPTGLQRQTPVQHGRRFLRAAAGDEVERYAEFICHALEDDLREVWQGPEHEDDLARMRAAFDRADGPTRLDRLLSVDIETYLPDDLLVKADRATMAHSVEGRSPFLDHKLVEFAASVPAEYKRRDGEGKWLLKRAFEAEIPEEVRNKPKQGFGVPITEWFRGELRGFAREHLERLGQREPFDRDALQGLLDEHVAGRADHGFRLWDLVWLELWYQRFIDD from the coding sequence ATGTGTGGAATCGGCGGGAAGCTGGACTTCGAGACCGACCCGCCCGCCGAACTTGGGGAATCGATGGCCGCCTGCATGCCCCAGCGCGGGCCCGACCAACAGGGCGTCTACGCCGACGGCCCCGTCTGTCTGGCCTTCCGACGGCTCGCCATTCTGGACCTCACGGACGCCGGCGCGCAACCGATGCACGCCGACGACGGCAGCGCAACCATCGTCTTCAACGGCGAAGTCTACAACTATCAGGAGATCCGCGAGGACCTCGACGGCTACAGTTTCGACTCCGGGACCGACACCGAGGTCGTCCTCGCAGCCTATCAGGAGTACGGCGTCGACTGCCTCGAACGCTTCCGCGGGATGTTCGCCGTTGCCATCTGGGATCACGAGCGCGAGCGGCTGTTCGTCGCCCGAGACCGACTCGGCCAGAAACCGCTGTTCTACCGCTACGACGACGGGACCCTGTGGTTCGGCTCGACGATTCAAACCCTTTTGAGCGACAGCGCCGTCGAGGCCGAACCGGACCTGCCCGCGATCCGGGAGTTCCTGACCTACGGCTACGTCCCCGCGCCCGCGACCGGCTTCGAGGGAATCGCGACGCTCGAACCGGGCCACTACATGCTCGTCGACGAGGACGGCCTCGAAACCGAGCGCTACTGGTCGCTCTCCTACGCCGACCAGCTCGACGACGCCTCGCCCGCATCGCTTGCTCGCCGCCTCCGGGACGAACTCCGGGAGTCGACCCGCCTGCGAATGCGCTCTGACGTCCCCGTCGGCCTGTTTCTCTCTGGTGGGATCGACTCGACCATCGTGGCTGCGCTGATGGACAGTCTCACGGATCGGTCCGTCGAGACCTACTCCATCGGCTTCGACGAGACCGCGTTCGACGAACTCGAACACGCCCGCGTCGTCGCCGAGGCCTACGACACTAACCACCACGAGTTCACCGTTACGACCGACTCCGCGACCGTGCTGCCCGAACTGGTCGAGGAGTTCGAATTACCGTTTGGCGATCCCTCGGCGCTGCCAACCTACTACGTCGCGCAGGTCGCCAGCGACGACATCACCGTGGCGCTCAACGGCGACGCCGGCGATGAGAACTTCGCGGGCTACGACCGCTATCGCTACGACCGGCTTGCCGGGCTGGCCAGCAGAGCGCCGGGCCGGCTCCGGGAGTACGCCCGTGACCTCGCGGCCGACTTGCCGACGGGGCTCCAGCGACAGACCCCGGTCCAGCACGGCCGGCGCTTCCTCCGGGCGGCCGCGGGAGACGAGGTCGAACGCTACGCCGAGTTCATCTGCCACGCACTCGAAGACGACCTCCGGGAAGTCTGGCAGGGACCTGAACACGAGGACGACCTCGCGCGGATGCGTGCGGCGTTCGACCGCGCGGACGGCCCGACCCGGCTCGACCGACTTCTCTCGGTCGACATCGAGACCTACCTCCCGGACGACCTGCTCGTGAAGGCCGACCGGGCGACGATGGCCCACTCCGTCGAGGGTCGCTCACCCTTCTTGGATCACAAACTGGTCGAGTTCGCGGCCAGCGTGCCGGCGGAGTACAAACGCCGCGACGGCGAGGGCAAGTGGCTCCTGAAACGCGCCTTCGAGGCCGAGATTCCCGAGGAGGTACGCAACAAACCAAAGCAGGGCTTCGGCGTCCCGATCACCGAGTGGTTCCGCGGCGAGCTACGGGGATTCGCCCGCGAGCACCTCGAACGACTGGGTCAGCGCGAGCCCTTCGACCGGGACGCCCTGCAGGGGCTGCTCGACGAACACGTCGCCGGGCGGGCCGACCACGGGTTCCGACTGTGGGATCTGGTCTGGCTCGAGTTGTGGTACCAGCGGTTCATCGATGACTGA
- a CDS encoding glycosyltransferase has protein sequence MKPGREDRVDLWLFVTALSVGGAERTLVDLANGLDHDRYDVTVWTIFEQNPLADRLDDRVTLRTLGVEGVTSETHAFAVEGAANPREYVTAPLRFLRIVRRERPDIIQSFLTYDNLIARAAGVVAPDTKVITGVRLVPTGEHDLAQRLDNLTTRFADHVVSNSQSGKRFVQRYWTPEDRVSVVNNGRDLSRFGHDPPAGSRASLGIPEDAPVVGTVGRLIDRKGHDELLDAWTTVREDVPDAHLLIVGDGPERSALEAQAAQLDIETSVHFAGIRDDVPDCLAAMDVFVFPSHYEGLPGALLEAMAAGLPCVATPVDGNSELLEAYESGLFFDPGDSEAMASALRLVVTHPDLANDLGAAAHERAREGFDVTSMVAGFEAVYDRVLEVGERTARDVDEDGSQPDELSRDRENGR, from the coding sequence CGGGGCGCGAAGACAGGGTGGATCTGTGGCTGTTCGTCACTGCGCTGTCGGTCGGTGGGGCCGAGCGCACGCTCGTCGACCTCGCCAACGGTCTTGACCACGACCGTTACGACGTCACCGTCTGGACTATCTTCGAGCAGAACCCCCTCGCCGACCGCCTCGACGACCGAGTGACCCTTCGCACGCTCGGCGTCGAGGGCGTCACCTCCGAGACCCACGCCTTCGCGGTCGAAGGGGCCGCGAACCCCCGCGAGTACGTCACCGCGCCCCTCAGATTCCTCCGGATCGTCCGGCGCGAGCGACCCGATATCATCCAGTCGTTTCTGACCTACGACAACCTCATCGCCCGGGCGGCGGGCGTCGTCGCACCCGACACGAAGGTCATCACTGGCGTTCGGCTCGTCCCGACGGGCGAGCACGACCTGGCCCAGCGGCTGGATAACCTCACTACCAGATTCGCGGATCACGTCGTCTCGAACTCCCAGTCAGGCAAGCGGTTCGTCCAGCGCTACTGGACGCCCGAGGATCGAGTCAGCGTCGTCAACAACGGCCGTGATCTCTCGCGGTTCGGCCACGACCCGCCCGCAGGATCTCGTGCGTCGCTCGGCATTCCCGAGGACGCGCCGGTCGTCGGCACAGTCGGCCGACTCATCGACCGGAAGGGCCACGACGAACTGCTCGACGCCTGGACTACGGTTCGGGAGGACGTGCCCGACGCACACCTGCTGATCGTCGGTGACGGACCCGAGCGGTCGGCGCTGGAAGCGCAAGCGGCACAGCTGGACATCGAGACGTCGGTCCACTTCGCGGGGATTCGTGACGACGTCCCGGACTGTCTGGCCGCGATGGACGTCTTCGTCTTCCCCTCGCACTACGAGGGGTTGCCGGGCGCGCTGCTGGAGGCGATGGCGGCGGGCCTGCCCTGCGTGGCGACGCCCGTCGACGGTAACAGCGAACTACTGGAGGCCTACGAGTCGGGGCTGTTCTTCGATCCCGGCGACAGCGAGGCGATGGCCAGCGCCCTGCGACTGGTGGTGACCCACCCAGACCTCGCGAACGACCTCGGCGCGGCGGCCCACGAGCGCGCCCGGGAGGGGTTCGACGTGACCTCGATGGTCGCGGGCTTCGAGGCGGTGTACGACCGCGTCCTCGAGGTCGGCGAGCGGACGGCGAGGGACGTCGACGAGGACGGGTCCCAGCCGGACGAACTAAGTCGGGACCGGGAGAACGGCCGGTAA